Proteins co-encoded in one Malus domestica chromosome 09, GDT2T_hap1 genomic window:
- the LOC103444448 gene encoding uncharacterized protein has translation MEESAKGQGTVTSLSSLFPVEDAQKAAKRVEDTIAEKQQQLDHLRGFTADNTSLVNLVMKLPDHLHHDIMVPFGKAAFFPGRLVHTNEFLVLLGEGYYAERTSKQTVDILMRRGKELDSQVDSLNAVLADLKFEASFIDSTASEAAEGLVEIKEDYVEESSSDGESELGPLKQDSPSSTGADNTKVSDEDEEYARILARMDELEKEELEAESEIVSEEEQSDNESDENKKIKVDLHQFPDHKSLHQNGKFSEESMPRKPPETNDAIAPSKESFIDQRNRSGLTVQSIPEETSSRGNIFPNAMKSKSEKALVPPKVEDVQAVPSPISQVTLQSSKPKFDDQKAFTGSIVERVHNLQIDSRNQTSATSQSSDSQPSKPVSRFRMQRK, from the exons ATGGAAGAGTCGGCCAAAGGTCAAGGAACTGTGACGTCACTCTCCTCCTTGTTCCCCGTAGAAGACGCACAGAAAGCAGCGAAGCGCGTGGAGGACACGATCGCCGAGAAGCAGCAGCAGCTCGACCACCTCCGAGGCTTCACCGCCGACAACACCAGCCTCGTAAATCTCGTCATGAAACTCCCCGACCACCTCCACCACGATATTAtg GTTCCGTTTGGCAAGGCAGCCTTTTTCCCTGGGCGTTTGGTGCACACCAATGAGTTTCTG GTTCTGCTAGGGGAAGGTTACTATGCGGAAAGGACGTCGAAGCAAACAGTGGATATTTTGATGAGGAGGGGGAAGGAATTGGACTCCCAAGTGGATTCCCTCAATGCCGTTCTTGCTGATCTCAAATTCGAGGCTTCCTTTATTGACTCTACAGCCTCTGAGGCCGCG GAGGGCCTTGTGGAGATAAAGGAAGATTATGTGGAGGAAAGTTCTTCTGACGGAGAATCTGAGCTAG gTCCACTCAAGCAAGATTCTCCTAGTTCTACTGGAGCAGACAATACAAAAGTTtcagatgaagatgaagaataTGCTCGTATACTGGCCAGGATGGATGAACTTGAGAAAGAAGAACTTGAAGCTGAAAGTGAGATAGTAAGCGAAGAAGAGCAAAGTGATAATGAAAGTGATGAAAACAAGAAAATTAAAGTTGACTTGCATCAGTTTCCGGATCATAAATCTCTTCATCAGAATGGCAAGTTTTCTGAG GAGTCAATGCCAAGAAAACCTCCAGAGACAAATGATGCAATTGCTCCCAGCAAAGAAAGTTTTATCGATCAGCGAAAT CGTTCTGGCCTGACAGTGCAATCGATACCTGAAG AGACAAGTTCACGTGGAAATATATTTCCGAATGCTATGAAAAGTAAATCTGAGAAAGCTTTGGTGCCTCCTAAAGTTGAGGATGTTCAAGCTGTACCATCACCTATAAGTCAG GTTACTCTCCAAAgttcaaaaccaaaatttgatgaTCAAAAA GCATTTACAGGTTCTATAGTCGAACGTGTCCATAATTTACAGATAGATTCAAGGAACCAAACTTCTGCTACATCACAG TCTTCTGATTCTCAACCTTCAAAGCCAGTTTCAAGATTCAGGATGCAGAGGAAATAG